Genomic segment of Chloroflexota bacterium:
TCGGCGTGGCGGCCGGCGCGGGTGGCGCCGTCGGCGCCACCGCAACGGCCGTGGGCCGCGCCGGGGCACCGGCAGGCGTCGGAACTTCGCTCGGTGCGGGCGTCGTGGCGTCACAAGCGACCACGACGACCGCAGCGAACGCCAGCGCTGCGCACAACGCAATGAACCGCATGAAGGGGAACGAGTGGTTGAACATGGGTCAGCTTTCGCTTACTTCTTGTGACAGTCCTCGCACACGCCACGGTTGTTGCGACGCAACAGGGCCGAGTCGCTGGTGGGCGCCACGCCACCGGCGTAGCCGGCCATCGTGGCGCTCGTGCCGTGCGCGTAGTGGCAGGTGATGCATGCGAGTTTGTCGCTGGCTTGCTGGGTCGCCGAATAGCCCGCGGGTTGCTGCAATGGAAGCGATGTGGTCAGGCCGGACGTCGTCGGAACCCCGGTCGTTGTCTTGTGGCGGTAGCGAATTTGCGCGCCATTGCCGTCGGCGGCGTCGAACGCCTGTCCCACGGGTGTTTGTGTTTGCTGATAGAGCATGTGACAACCACTGCACCACGAGGTGATGCCATCGCGGTAGCGTGCTGTGGTATAGTCGGCCACGTACCCGATCTGGTCGGGGTTCAGGCCGCCGGTCTCATTGGACACCACCTGCACGTAACCGGCCAAAGTCGGGTCTTCAAACTCGATCGTCGCCGGGTGCAGCCGGTTCTGCAGCAACCGGTAACTGCGCGCGCCGTGCGGGTCGTGGCAACTGGTGCAGCCCAGCGCCATCTGCACGTTGCCCGCGCCGGCCATCTGGCCGGGCTGCGTGCCGGGGCCCGGGTACCATTCCGGAATACCGCCCCAGTAAAGCCCGGATGACGGGCTGTGGCAGCCCAGACAGCCGGTGCTCGAACTCCACGGCGTGTCGGCACCCCAGGCTGCGCCCAGCGATCCATCGTAGTTGTGCCGCGAGGTCGTGGCGCTACCCTGGTACGTGTTGAAACCGCCGCCGTTCAACGCTGCCCCGGTCGGTGTGTACCGCCCGTCCAGCACGTTGGTATTCGAACCGCCCGAACTCGTACCGTGGCACGTCAGGCAGAGGTCGGAGCGGGAGGTACCGATCAATAGCGGGGACTGCGACCCGGTATGCGCCCGGTGGCAGCCGGCGCACTTGTCGGTGGTGGCCGTGTAGTTGCCGTGCGGGCCACCGTTGGCCTGCGCTGCCTGTGGAAACAGGCTGAACGTCGCCAACAGCGCGACGGCCAGGCCGATAGCGATTCGCAGCGGCCACTTGGTTTTTTGATGAAGTTGTCGATTGTCGTTCACGATCATGGCGCCACTCCAGTACGCGCCGCGTGCTGCGTGCCGTTTGCCGCGCCGGCTGTGACGAGGTTGGGGGAAGACGGCCGAAGCCGCCCTCCCCCCTCCCCGCAGCGCCGGT
This window contains:
- a CDS encoding cytochrome c3 family protein codes for the protein MIVNDNRQLHQKTKWPLRIAIGLAVALLATFSLFPQAAQANGGPHGNYTATTDKCAGCHRAHTGSQSPLLIGTSRSDLCLTCHGTSSGGSNTNVLDGRYTPTGAALNGGGFNTYQGSATTSRHNYDGSLGAAWGADTPWSSSTGCLGCHSPSSGLYWGGIPEWYPGPGTQPGQMAGAGNVQMALGCTSCHDPHGARSYRLLQNRLHPATIEFEDPTLAGYVQVVSNETGGLNPDQIGYVADYTTARYRDGITSWCSGCHMLYQQTQTPVGQAFDAADGNGAQIRYRHKTTTGVPTTSGLTTSLPLQQPAGYSATQQASDKLACITCHYAHGTSATMAGYAGGVAPTSDSALLRRNNRGVCEDCHKK